The Vibrio pomeroyi genome window below encodes:
- the hemC gene encoding hydroxymethylbilane synthase: MTNSAPIRIATRKSPLALWQAYFVRDALQAAHPGLEVELVTMVTKGDIILDTPLAKVGGKGLFVKELEVAMLEGRADLAVHSMKDVPVDFPEGLGLVTVCEREDPRDAFVSNTYNNIDELPQGAVVGTCSLRRQCQLLEYRPDLIIKELRGNVGTRLGKLDDGQYDAIVLAAAGLKRLKLEERIRSFIEPEQSLPAVGQGAVGIECRLDDERLIKLLEPLNHPDTADRVLCERAMNLTLEGGCQVPIGSYSLLDGDNIWLRALVGEPDGSKMVRGEISGPRKDAEALGVTLANQLLDDGAREILTKLYADQE; this comes from the coding sequence ATGACAAATTCAGCACCAATCCGTATCGCAACCAGAAAAAGCCCTCTTGCCCTTTGGCAGGCATACTTTGTAAGGGATGCACTGCAAGCTGCTCACCCTGGTTTAGAGGTTGAGTTGGTAACTATGGTGACCAAAGGTGACATAATCCTAGACACACCACTTGCTAAAGTTGGCGGTAAAGGACTGTTCGTTAAAGAACTCGAAGTGGCAATGCTAGAAGGTCGTGCTGACCTTGCGGTTCACTCAATGAAAGATGTACCTGTCGACTTCCCTGAAGGTTTAGGTCTGGTAACGGTCTGTGAACGTGAAGACCCACGTGATGCATTCGTATCAAACACTTACAACAACATTGATGAGCTACCACAAGGTGCTGTCGTAGGAACATGTAGCTTACGTCGTCAATGTCAGCTATTAGAATACCGCCCTGATTTAATCATCAAGGAACTGCGTGGCAACGTGGGTACTCGTCTAGGTAAACTCGATGACGGCCAATACGATGCTATCGTCCTAGCGGCAGCTGGTCTTAAGCGCCTAAAACTTGAAGAGCGTATCCGTAGCTTTATCGAACCAGAACAGTCTCTGCCTGCTGTCGGTCAAGGTGCTGTGGGCATTGAATGTCGTCTTGATGATGAGCGTTTGATTAAGCTTCTTGAGCCACTGAACCACCCAGACACAGCCGATCGCGTGCTTTGCGAACGTGCAATGAACCTAACTCTAGAAGGCGGTTGTCAGGTACCTATCGGTAGCTACTCACTGTTAGATGGCGACAACATCTGGCTGCGCGCACTTGTTGGTGAACCTGATGGTTCTAAGATGGTTCGCGGTGAGATCTCTGGCCCTCGTAAAGATGCTGAAGCACTTGGCGTGACTCTGGCTAATCAATTGCTGGATGACGGTGCGAGAGAAATCTTAACCAAGCTTTACGCAGACCAAGAATAA
- a CDS encoding uroporphyrinogen-III synthase: MTVLVTRPGSEGQSLCQQLADEGVQAIHHPLIRIVDNPDSADLSTQLNNSDIIIAVSHHAVTAAQSILSKTSSIWPTSPLYLGVGQKTAHVLSKVCKQKVNYPQVSDSEHLLKLTELNGVDNKSILILRGNGGRELIRDSLLNRGAQVSYCETYRREYIPISDHNTYQTWVNQNTSKVVITSQEQLEYLCSITPDEYLAWLSTRQLFVPSQRIAERAQQLGFSNVINTQSATNQILLAALRP; the protein is encoded by the coding sequence ATGACAGTGTTGGTAACTCGTCCCGGCTCAGAGGGACAATCGCTTTGCCAACAACTAGCGGATGAAGGGGTTCAAGCAATCCATCATCCGCTTATTCGTATCGTTGATAATCCAGACTCTGCGGATTTAAGCACTCAGCTCAATAACAGCGATATCATAATTGCAGTCAGTCATCATGCTGTGACCGCTGCCCAAAGCATCCTTTCCAAAACCTCATCTATTTGGCCTACTTCGCCGCTTTATCTTGGCGTTGGTCAAAAAACTGCGCACGTTTTAAGCAAAGTCTGTAAACAAAAAGTAAACTATCCTCAAGTTAGTGATAGTGAACATCTTCTTAAACTTACTGAACTTAATGGTGTCGATAATAAATCCATTTTGATACTACGTGGTAATGGTGGGCGTGAGCTCATTAGAGATTCTTTACTCAATCGAGGTGCACAAGTCTCTTATTGTGAGACCTACCGTAGAGAATATATTCCCATTAGCGACCACAATACCTATCAAACATGGGTAAACCAAAATACATCAAAAGTTGTCATCACTAGTCAGGAACAATTGGAGTATCTCTGCTCAATAACCCCTGACGAGTATTTGGCTTGGCTTTCAACAAGACAACTATTTGTCCCAAGTCAGCGCATAGCAGAACGAGCACAACAGCTCGGGTTCTCCAATGTGATTAATACTCAAAGTGCTACGAACCAAATATTACTGGCTGCTCTCCGGCCTTAG